The following are from one region of the Eubacterium sp. MSJ-33 genome:
- a CDS encoding AAA family ATPase, with protein sequence MWGFHTVKVKDNSRRMFDLCMRRAQSIGRADYVRTDGRMDLAHTFRTDLLHFLIYLAYSDGSINKEEVKYINLLFGTQFDERMIRDYADRWGLRTESIRDHAPRSLNSFVRSNIGAETGEISDGYYDLVQLYVTTFNYIGNDLIACNEEVAASEIQALSSYIELITQEIERVRDDMEEYKPTIAFKPGSKVKQEERPDYSYWSDTFETRRTKISTPEHPAEDTSMEREDRRTATETEETFRTQDAAEAGKSFRMRTEQPAAQTLSDQKERKKEFNTEIDIQTLLKQLNDLTGMQSVKTEINNMINLLKICKIREENGLQTPPVTNHMVFLGNPGTGKTTVARILAKIYHGLGVLSKGHLVEVDRSGLVAGYMGQTSEKVTEVIEKAKGGILFIDEAYALANGQQGDFGQEAIDILNKAMEDNREDLIVIAAGYHDEMQDFLDANPGLRSRFNRTIEFPNYDAAELVEIMSNRAKSLDYTLTDDAVQYVQDTFTRILACPPENFGNARSVRNYLDRVIHNQANRLIAENNFKEEDLTKLTLADVQSEKLE encoded by the coding sequence ATGTGGGGTTTTCACACCGTAAAAGTAAAAGATAATAGTCGTCGTATGTTTGATTTATGCATGCGTCGTGCACAGAGTATTGGGCGTGCGGATTATGTCCGTACGGATGGACGCATGGATTTGGCACATACATTTCGTACAGATCTGCTTCATTTTCTGATTTATCTGGCATATTCAGATGGTTCGATAAATAAAGAAGAAGTTAAATATATCAATCTGTTATTTGGCACACAGTTTGATGAGAGGATGATACGGGATTATGCTGATCGCTGGGGATTGCGTACAGAGAGTATACGGGATCATGCACCCCGGTCATTGAATTCTTTTGTCCGTTCCAATATCGGTGCAGAGACCGGTGAGATTTCGGATGGATATTATGATCTGGTGCAGTTATATGTCACAACATTTAATTATATTGGAAATGACCTGATTGCATGTAACGAAGAGGTAGCAGCATCTGAAATACAGGCACTTTCTTCCTATATTGAACTGATTACGCAGGAGATTGAGCGTGTGCGTGACGATATGGAGGAATATAAACCGACGATCGCATTTAAACCGGGAAGTAAAGTCAAGCAGGAAGAACGACCAGATTATTCGTATTGGTCCGATACATTTGAGACACGACGAACGAAGATTTCCACACCGGAGCATCCTGCGGAAGATACATCGATGGAAAGAGAAGATAGACGTACAGCTACAGAAACGGAAGAGACTTTTCGAACACAGGATGCCGCAGAGGCAGGAAAATCATTCCGCATGCGGACGGAACAGCCGGCTGCACAGACACTGTCTGATCAGAAGGAACGAAAAAAAGAGTTTAACACAGAGATAGATATACAGACACTTTTAAAACAGTTGAATGATCTGACGGGCATGCAGAGCGTTAAAACAGAAATCAATAACATGATCAATCTGTTGAAGATCTGTAAGATCCGTGAGGAAAATGGCCTGCAGACGCCTCCGGTTACGAATCATATGGTATTTCTTGGCAACCCCGGTACCGGTAAGACAACAGTGGCAAGAATTCTTGCAAAGATCTATCATGGCCTGGGAGTTCTTTCCAAAGGACATCTGGTGGAAGTGGACCGGTCCGGGCTTGTTGCGGGATATATGGGCCAGACAAGCGAGAAGGTAACGGAAGTTATCGAAAAAGCGAAGGGTGGTATCTTATTTATTGATGAGGCGTATGCCCTTGCAAATGGACAGCAGGGTGATTTTGGACAGGAAGCAATCGACATCCTGAATAAGGCAATGGAGGACAATCGTGAAGATCTTATTGTCATTGCCGCTGGTTACCATGATGAAATGCAGGATTTCTTAGATGCGAACCCAGGACTTCGTTCCCGTTTTAACCGGACAATCGAATTCCCGAATTATGATGCGGCTGAGCTGGTGGAGATTATGAGCAATCGGGCAAAATCACTGGATTATACATTGACAGATGATGCGGTGCAATATGTTCAGGATACATTTACGCGGATACTGGCATGTCCGCCGGAGAATTTCGGTAATGCACGTTCTGTTCGTAATTATCTGGATCGTGTGATTCACAATCAGGCAAATCGGTTGATTGCAGAGAATAATTTTAAAGAGGAAGATCTGACGAAGCTCACACTTGCAGATGTGCAGTCAGAAAAATTGGAATAA
- a CDS encoding Maf family protein codes for MERIILASQSPRRQEILSLGGYEYEVCVSSAEEQIPPAELENLKPQELVERLARVKAEDVYCRIYNQDMEQSGINDEQIADFVDEITVIGADTVVAVDGRVLGKPRTEEDAQQMLELLSGRTHDVFTGVCILWTNPKTSQQIQGNIFHCQTKVTFYPMTEQEIKQYAATGDCMDKAGAYGIQSGAAKYIQGIEGDYLNVVGLPLSKIYHVLNEKLSNLTINL; via the coding sequence ATGGAAAGAATCATTTTGGCATCACAGTCTCCGCGCAGACAGGAAATTCTGTCGCTGGGAGGATATGAATATGAGGTGTGTGTTTCTTCGGCGGAGGAGCAGATTCCACCAGCGGAATTAGAGAATCTGAAACCGCAGGAACTGGTCGAAAGACTGGCACGTGTGAAGGCAGAGGATGTGTACTGTAGAATTTATAATCAGGATATGGAGCAATCAGGCATCAATGATGAGCAGATAGCAGATTTTGTGGATGAAATTACCGTGATTGGTGCTGATACCGTAGTTGCAGTGGATGGACGTGTGCTTGGAAAACCAAGGACAGAAGAGGACGCGCAGCAGATGTTGGAATTATTGTCAGGGCGTACGCATGATGTATTTACCGGTGTGTGTATTTTATGGACCAATCCGAAAACATCGCAGCAGATACAGGGCAATATATTTCATTGTCAAACAAAAGTGACCTTCTATCCGATGACAGAACAGGAAATCAAACAATATGCAGCAACCGGAGACTGTATGGATAAGGCTGGTGCTTATGGTATCCAGAGTGGTGCTGCAAAATATATTCAGGGAATCGAAGGGGATTATCTGAACGTGGTTGGATTACCTTTGTCAAAAATTTATCATGTTTTGAACGAGAAATTATCAAATCTTACAATAAATTTATGA
- a CDS encoding DnaJ domain-containing protein: protein MKDPYEVLGLPHGATEEEVKKAYRNLSRKYHPDANINNPNAAQAEEKFKEVQAAYKSIMDGNTGSSYGGSSYGGFDGFGGFGSDAFRRARNEGGGMSQDESHLAAAQNFIMNRMFTEALRTLEDIDDRTGRWYYLSAVANLGAGNQATAMEHIDRAIAMEPNNMEYKQMKQRMQGGSNWYVQRGMGYGMPDVRSDNWCMDMCLLNLLCNCCTPC from the coding sequence ATGAAAGATCCGTATGAAGTTCTGGGACTTCCGCATGGTGCCACAGAGGAAGAAGTGAAAAAAGCATATCGAAATCTAAGCCGCAAATACCATCCGGATGCCAATATTAATAATCCAAATGCCGCACAGGCAGAAGAGAAGTTTAAGGAAGTGCAGGCAGCATACAAGAGCATCATGGATGGAAATACAGGTTCTTCGTATGGTGGCAGCAGTTATGGTGGGTTTGATGGATTCGGAGGATTCGGTTCGGATGCATTTCGTCGTGCCAGAAATGAAGGCGGTGGTATGAGTCAGGATGAATCGCATCTTGCTGCGGCACAGAATTTCATTATGAACCGGATGTTTACAGAGGCACTTCGCACATTGGAGGATATAGACGACCGCACAGGCAGGTGGTATTATCTAAGTGCAGTTGCAAATTTAGGTGCCGGAAATCAGGCAACGGCGATGGAGCATATCGATCGTGCAATCGCGATGGAGCCGAATAATATGGAATATAAACAGATGAAACAGCGGATGCAGGGTGGCAGCAACTGGTATGTGCAGCGAGGCATGGGGTACGGAATGCCGGATGTGCGATCCGATAACTGGTGTATGGATATGTGTCTGTTAAATTTGCTGTGCAATTGTTGTACACCATGCTGA
- a CDS encoding DUF5685 family protein, with product MFGYVTVNKPEMKVKDYERYRMYYCGVCHALRNTDGAMGQMSLTYDSTFAAVLLTALYEPDTQMKEATCMVHPVGKKKYLENEVIQYIADMNLILTYYKCLDDWADDRKFTRLCYSSFIRKRVRKIGQVYPEKLAKIRESLRTLSACERKNVTNLDLLAGTFGDIMAEILAYKSTRGIDWSEELRRLGYQLGKFIYILDAYDDVQEDIEKNRFNPLKELYHELSKEQFDSYVKEILMMIATDMAKIYECLPIVEETALLRNIIYSGIWVRFMTKQNDMGKK from the coding sequence ATGTTTGGATATGTGACTGTGAACAAACCGGAGATGAAAGTCAAAGATTATGAACGGTATCGCATGTATTATTGTGGTGTCTGTCATGCACTCCGAAATACGGATGGTGCGATGGGACAGATGTCACTTACGTATGATTCGACGTTTGCCGCGGTTCTTCTGACCGCTTTATATGAGCCGGATACGCAGATGAAAGAAGCAACGTGCATGGTGCATCCGGTTGGAAAGAAAAAATATCTGGAGAATGAGGTTATACAGTATATTGCAGATATGAATCTCATTCTAACCTACTACAAATGTCTCGATGACTGGGCGGATGACCGAAAATTCACCAGACTTTGTTATAGCAGTTTTATACGGAAACGTGTGCGCAAGATCGGTCAGGTCTATCCGGAGAAGTTGGCGAAAATCCGGGAGTCTCTGCGGACATTATCTGCCTGTGAGAGAAAGAATGTGACGAATCTGGATTTGCTTGCCGGAACCTTTGGTGATATCATGGCAGAGATCCTGGCATATAAATCGACACGCGGAATTGACTGGTCGGAGGAGTTGCGGAGACTCGGATACCAGCTCGGCAAATTCATCTATATTCTCGACGCATATGATGACGTACAGGAGGATATCGAGAAGAACCGGTTTAATCCATTAAAGGAGTTATATCATGAGCTGTCGAAAGAGCAGTTCGACAGTTATGTGAAGGAAATCCTCATGATGATTGCTACTGATATGGCGAAAATCTATGAATGCCTGCCAATCGTCGAAGAGACAGCCCTCCTCCGCAATATTATCTATTCCGGAATCTGGGTAAGGTTCATGACGAAACAAAATGATATGGGAAAGAAGTAA
- a CDS encoding Fe-S-containing hydro-lyase yields MERHIAVPFSEEELKELHAGDYIYLTGTIYSARDAAHKRMYDAILVEQEKHPEVEYTGAKLYEDKILPLDITGNTIYYLGPTPAKPGQVIGSAGPTTSSRMDKYTPLLLSKGLKGMIGKGKRSQAVIDAIVKEKAVYMAAVGGAGALLSKCIKESEVIAYDDLGTEAIRKMCVENLPVIVVIDSEGHNLYETAVADYLKEHN; encoded by the coding sequence ATGGAACGACATATTGCAGTACCATTTAGCGAAGAGGAATTAAAGGAGCTTCATGCGGGAGATTATATCTATCTGACCGGCACGATTTACAGTGCCAGAGATGCTGCACACAAGCGGATGTATGATGCCATCTTAGTGGAGCAGGAGAAACATCCGGAAGTAGAGTATACCGGTGCAAAGCTGTATGAGGATAAGATTCTGCCACTGGATATCACAGGAAATACAATCTATTATCTCGGACCAACACCGGCGAAGCCGGGACAGGTCATCGGTTCTGCCGGACCTACAACAAGCAGCCGTATGGATAAATATACACCGCTTCTGCTTTCAAAGGGGTTGAAGGGCATGATTGGAAAAGGTAAGCGCAGCCAGGCAGTGATTGATGCAATCGTCAAGGAAAAAGCTGTGTATATGGCAGCTGTTGGAGGAGCGGGCGCGCTTTTATCCAAATGTATCAAGGAGTCAGAAGTGATCGCCTATGATGATCTTGGAACCGAAGCAATCCGTAAGATGTGCGTCGAGAATCTTCCTGTTATCGTTGTAATCGACAGTGAAGGACACAATCTGTATGAGACGGCGGTTGCAGATTATCTGAAGGAGCATAATTAA
- a CDS encoding DUF4153 domain-containing protein: protein MGKVSNYINQNMAKFKQIYIRYAASIFCALIISVVSIIANQKKGFDIESIVTVCSIWLAGNFLVESLWKKTAEEAQKNKRKCLIGYVVTFVIAIVFENLSEILKAQKADIPNLIFESILYFYIACTVLLAIYVLLRQQQLDLPHCIGRIIFALLRAVGVYLVLNIAVILILEIIDALLVDIDTFRVELNIQLLLSALAYFPTCLLAVSDTSEDNAAFTKKFVSYVLLPCVWIAMFVIYLYVVKIFVTREIPSNEIFSICASLFAIGMPIWMMASGFVEEKTSRYAKLISITKYIYAPFILLEIYSMSVRVIAYGLTEQRYAAIMFILLQIIYILWNRHYENLILVFVGCLFIGLLLPFGNASYLSYQSQKNRLVKNQTSDKEVAAEAYDYLRGNAYGRRYLDNNLTEAEQDELHSMMYDGDAYGSDQWKSVYFYADPIEEKGIIIDGYAKIYTMTAHWNEESTIENYENKTITVGDSEYKNVDFTSCISYYKNLEDKRENQKINEKDIVYEIQVSDTEKLIITYISFEIDDEQTMIKRMFIKGYMLTK from the coding sequence TTGGGAAAGGTTTCAAATTATATTAATCAGAATATGGCGAAATTCAAGCAGATTTACATACGTTATGCTGCGAGTATTTTTTGCGCGCTGATTATATCGGTTGTGAGCATCATAGCAAATCAGAAAAAAGGGTTTGATATAGAATCCATCGTGACTGTCTGTTCTATCTGGCTTGCCGGGAATTTTCTGGTTGAGAGTCTGTGGAAGAAAACAGCAGAAGAAGCACAGAAAAACAAACGGAAATGTCTGATCGGCTATGTCGTAACGTTTGTGATTGCAATTGTATTTGAGAATTTGTCAGAGATTCTTAAAGCGCAGAAAGCGGATATACCAAATCTGATATTTGAAAGTATCTTGTATTTTTACATTGCATGCACGGTGCTTCTTGCAATCTATGTATTGCTCCGGCAGCAACAATTAGATTTGCCACATTGTATCGGACGAATCATATTTGCATTGCTTCGGGCAGTTGGCGTCTATCTGGTGTTAAATATTGCGGTTATCCTGATTCTTGAAATTATAGATGCATTGCTTGTGGATATAGATACGTTCAGAGTGGAGTTGAATATCCAGTTATTGCTGAGTGCACTTGCGTATTTCCCAACCTGCCTGCTTGCTGTCTCGGACACAAGCGAAGATAACGCGGCATTTACAAAGAAATTTGTATCGTATGTGCTACTTCCATGCGTGTGGATTGCGATGTTCGTGATATATCTCTATGTGGTAAAAATCTTCGTAACGCGGGAGATTCCGAGCAACGAAATCTTCAGTATCTGTGCAAGTCTTTTTGCAATCGGTATGCCAATCTGGATGATGGCATCCGGGTTCGTGGAGGAGAAGACTTCACGTTATGCGAAACTTATTTCTATTACGAAATATATTTATGCACCGTTTATCCTGCTTGAAATCTATTCGATGTCGGTACGTGTTATAGCATATGGACTGACGGAGCAGCGATATGCGGCAATCATGTTTATACTGCTTCAGATCATCTATATTCTGTGGAACCGGCATTATGAAAATCTGATCCTTGTATTCGTGGGATGTTTATTCATAGGACTTCTGCTTCCATTTGGAAATGCATCTTACCTGTCTTATCAGTCACAGAAAAACAGGCTTGTAAAGAATCAAACTTCGGATAAGGAAGTGGCTGCGGAAGCGTATGATTATTTGCGTGGAAATGCGTATGGCAGACGATATCTGGATAACAATCTTACCGAAGCGGAACAGGATGAATTACATAGTATGATGTATGATGGAGATGCGTATGGCAGTGACCAATGGAAATCTGTATATTTTTATGCAGATCCAATTGAAGAGAAAGGAATCATCATCGATGGATATGCAAAAATCTATACGATGACTGCACATTGGAACGAGGAAAGCACAATCGAAAACTATGAGAATAAAACGATTACAGTCGGAGACAGCGAATATAAGAATGTAGATTTTACTTCCTGTATTTCATATTATAAGAATCTGGAGGATAAAAGAGAAAATCAGAAGATAAACGAAAAAGACATAGTCTATGAAATACAAGTTAGTGATACAGAAAAGCTGATTATAACGTATATCAGTTTTGAAATCGATGATGAGCAGACTATGATAAAAAGAATGTTTATAAAGGGATATATGCTGACGAAGTAA
- a CDS encoding fumarate hydratase, whose product MRTLHTDKIIEAVKEMCISANLYLAEDMDGKIRQAAKEEDSTLGKQILNQLIENMEIAGEDQTPICQDTGMAVFFVNVGQNLHVEGMNITDAINEGVRQGYTEGYLRKSVVRDPLLRENTGDNTPAIIHYDIVPGDKLEITIAPKGFGSENMSKVYMLKPADGEEGIRQSVLAAVKDAGPNACPPMVVGVGLGGDFELAAKLAKKALTRPAGSHSEKAHIAKLEDEILELVNKTGIGPGGLGGKTTALAVNIETYATHIAGMPLAVNMCCHVNRHKTVVL is encoded by the coding sequence ATGCGAACATTACACACAGACAAAATCATTGAAGCAGTGAAGGAAATGTGTATCTCGGCTAATCTGTATCTGGCAGAAGATATGGATGGTAAGATACGTCAGGCGGCAAAAGAGGAAGACAGCACGCTCGGCAAACAGATCTTGAATCAGTTGATCGAGAATATGGAGATTGCCGGGGAAGATCAGACACCAATCTGTCAGGATACCGGGATGGCAGTGTTCTTTGTAAATGTCGGACAGAATCTGCATGTCGAGGGAATGAACATCACAGATGCAATCAATGAGGGCGTCCGTCAGGGATATACAGAAGGTTACTTAAGGAAATCTGTCGTGAGGGATCCACTTTTGCGTGAAAATACCGGAGATAATACACCGGCAATCATTCACTATGATATCGTGCCGGGTGATAAGCTGGAAATCACGATTGCACCGAAGGGTTTTGGCAGTGAGAATATGAGTAAGGTTTATATGCTGAAGCCGGCAGACGGAGAAGAAGGAATCCGTCAGTCTGTGCTTGCAGCAGTGAAGGATGCGGGTCCAAATGCCTGTCCTCCGATGGTAGTCGGTGTTGGACTTGGCGGTGATTTTGAGCTTGCGGCAAAGCTTGCGAAGAAAGCACTCACGAGACCGGCAGGTTCACATTCGGAGAAGGCACATATTGCGAAGCTCGAAGACGAGATATTGGAGCTTGTGAACAAGACCGGTATCGGTCCGGGTGGACTTGGAGGAAAGACAACGGCGCTCGCCGTCAATATTGAAACTTATGCGACACATATCGCAGGTATGCCGCTTGCAGTCAATATGTGCTGTCATGTAAACCGTCACAAGACAGTTGTGTTGTAG
- the gyrA gene encoding DNA gyrase subunit A: protein MDDSTIFDKIHEVDLKKTMEESYIDYAMSVIAARALPDVRDGLKPVQRRILHSMVELNNGPDKPHRKCARIVGDTMGKYHPHGDSSIYEALVKLAQEWNTRYPLVDGHGNFGSVDGDGAAAMRYTEARLSKISMEMVADINKDTVDFIPNFDETEKEPIVLPSRYPNLLVNGTTGIAVGMATNIPPHNLREVINAVVKIIDNRVNEDRETEIEEIMEIIKGPDFPTGASILGTAGINEAYRTGRGKIKVRAVSEIEPMANGKQRIVVTELPYMVNKAKLIQKIAELVKDKKIEGITALRDESSREGMRIVIELRKDCNANIVLNQLYKHTQMQDTFGVIMLALVDGQPMVLNLLQMLGYYIKHQEEVVTRRTKFDLNKAEDRAHILEGLLIALDNIDEVIHIIRSSKSVADAKLALIERFGLSDAQAQAIVDMRLRALTGLEREKLEKEYRELMELIKELKAILADEKLLLGVIKEEILIIATKYGDDRRTSIGIDMDDDITVEDLIPKENVVIAMTKLGYVKRMTINNFKSQNRGGKGIKGMQTIEDDFIENLFMTTTHHYIMFFTNQGRVYRLKTYEIPESGRTARGTAIVNLLQLQPDEVITAVIPIREYHEGRYLIMATKNGMIKKTKITEYANVRKSGLAAITLKEGDELIEVKATNNTKDIILITKQGMCIRFNEKEVRSTGRTSMGVIGMSVAGDDEVIGMQLDTQGEALLIVSENGLGKRTLVEEFTPQHRGGKGVKCYKITDKSGTVVGFKAVNDDNEIMLITNQGIVIRLLCKDISTLGRITTGVKLINMDLESDITVASIAKVRQKSADESESLEIMEREMNEADNEEGNVEEPESPEDK, encoded by the coding sequence ATGGACGATAGTACAATTTTTGATAAAATCCATGAAGTGGATTTGAAGAAAACCATGGAAGAATCGTATATCGATTATGCCATGAGCGTTATCGCTGCAAGAGCTCTTCCGGATGTGCGGGATGGTTTGAAGCCTGTACAGAGAAGAATTTTACATTCCATGGTGGAACTGAACAACGGTCCGGATAAGCCACATCGTAAATGTGCCCGTATCGTCGGTGATACAATGGGTAAATATCATCCACACGGTGACAGTTCTATCTACGAGGCACTCGTAAAGCTGGCACAGGAATGGAATACAAGATATCCACTGGTCGATGGACATGGAAACTTCGGTTCCGTCGATGGTGATGGCGCGGCTGCGATGCGATACACAGAAGCACGTCTCTCCAAGATTTCCATGGAGATGGTTGCAGATATCAACAAGGATACGGTTGATTTCATCCCGAACTTTGATGAGACAGAGAAAGAACCAATCGTACTTCCAAGCCGTTATCCAAACCTGCTGGTAAACGGTACTACGGGTATTGCCGTAGGTATGGCGACAAATATTCCGCCTCACAACCTGCGTGAGGTCATAAATGCAGTTGTTAAGATCATTGATAACCGTGTCAATGAGGACCGTGAGACAGAAATCGAAGAAATCATGGAAATCATCAAGGGACCGGATTTTCCAACGGGTGCATCTATCCTTGGTACAGCCGGTATCAATGAAGCATATAGAACCGGTCGTGGTAAGATCAAGGTACGTGCCGTATCCGAGATCGAGCCGATGGCTAACGGAAAGCAGAGAATCGTTGTTACCGAGCTTCCATATATGGTAAATAAGGCAAAGCTGATTCAGAAGATTGCAGAGCTTGTCAAGGATAAGAAGATTGAGGGTATCACAGCTCTTCGTGATGAGAGTTCCCGTGAGGGTATGCGTATCGTGATTGAGCTTCGAAAAGACTGTAATGCGAATATCGTACTGAATCAGTTATACAAGCATACACAGATGCAGGATACATTTGGTGTAATCATGCTGGCATTGGTCGATGGACAGCCTATGGTATTAAATCTCCTTCAAATGCTTGGATATTATATTAAGCATCAGGAAGAGGTTGTCACAAGAAGAACGAAGTTTGACTTAAATAAAGCGGAAGATCGTGCTCATATCTTAGAGGGATTATTGATTGCCCTTGATAATATCGATGAGGTTATCCATATCATCCGCAGTTCCAAATCCGTTGCCGATGCAAAGCTTGCATTGATCGAGCGTTTCGGTTTGTCCGATGCACAGGCACAGGCTATCGTAGATATGCGTCTGCGTGCGCTGACCGGTTTGGAAAGAGAAAAGCTTGAGAAAGAATACAGAGAATTGATGGAACTCATCAAAGAGTTGAAGGCAATTCTGGCAGATGAGAAGCTGCTCCTTGGTGTAATCAAGGAGGAAATCCTGATTATCGCAACAAAATATGGCGATGACAGAAGAACTTCCATCGGCATTGATATGGATGATGATATCACAGTTGAAGATCTGATTCCGAAGGAAAATGTTGTAATTGCTATGACAAAGCTTGGCTATGTAAAGCGTATGACAATCAATAACTTCAAGAGTCAGAACCGTGGTGGTAAGGGCATCAAGGGAATGCAGACAATCGAGGATGATTTCATCGAAAATCTGTTCATGACAACGACACATCATTACATCATGTTCTTTACCAATCAGGGACGTGTATATCGTCTGAAGACGTATGAGATTCCGGAATCCGGACGTACTGCAAGAGGAACGGCAATCGTAAACCTCTTACAGCTCCAGCCGGATGAAGTGATTACAGCCGTGATTCCGATTCGTGAGTACCATGAGGGAAGATACCTGATCATGGCTACAAAGAATGGTATGATCAAGAAGACAAAGATTACTGAGTATGCAAATGTTCGTAAGTCCGGACTTGCTGCAATCACCCTGAAAGAGGGCGATGAGCTGATCGAGGTAAAGGCAACGAACAATACGAAGGATATCATCCTGATCACAAAGCAGGGTATGTGTATCCGTTTCAATGAGAAGGAAGTTCGTTCAACCGGACGTACATCTATGGGTGTCATCGGTATGAGTGTTGCCGGTGATGATGAGGTTATCGGCATGCAGCTCGATACACAGGGCGAAGCACTTCTGATCGTATCGGAGAATGGTCTTGGTAAGCGTACACTTGTCGAAGAATTTACACCACAGCACCGTGGCGGTAAGGGTGTGAAGTGTTACAAGATTACAGATAAGTCCGGAACCGTTGTAGGATTTAAGGCGGTCAATGATGATAACGAGATCATGCTGATTACAAACCAGGGTATTGTAATCCGACTCTTATGTAAGGATATCTCGACACTTGGCAGAATTACAACCGGTGTGAAGCTCATCAATATGGATCTGGAAAGTGACATTACCGTTGCAAGTATTGCAAAGGTACGTCAGAAATCTGCAGATGAATCCGAGTCCTTGGAAATCATGGAACGTGAGATGAATGAAGCAGACAATGAAGAAGGTAATGTAGAAGAGCCGGAGAGTCCGGAAGATAAGTAA